A stretch of Acipenser ruthenus chromosome 1, fAciRut3.2 maternal haplotype, whole genome shotgun sequence DNA encodes these proteins:
- the LOC117421016 gene encoding heparan sulfate glucosamine 3-O-sulfotransferase 1-like: protein MRTSVMAAFLLGLFLFVSQPPSVPSRPTINEAGASSKTVDYEQRRASSIQNQTQTAVHPNGTRQQLPQTIIIGVRKGGTRALIEMLSLHPGIAAAESEVHFFDWEDHFEKGLQWYASQMPFSYPHQITVEKTPAYFTSSNVPERIHKMNPATRLLLILRDPTERILSDYTQVFYNRKQKHKLYQHIETVLIKNGDINMDYKALNRSLYYIHMQNWLKYFPLSHIHVVDGNMLIKDPLPEMKRVEKFLNLSAQINASNFYFNKTKGFYCLRNHGRERCLHESKGRPHPQVASPILDKLYQFFHEPNRKFFQLIGRTFDWH, encoded by the coding sequence ATGAGGACTTCTGTGATGGCAGCTTTTTTGCTTGGACTGTTTCTCTTTGTATCGCAGCCACCCTCTGTTCCATCCAGACCTACTATAAATGAGGCTGGAGCATCATCAAAGACTGTTGACTATGAGCAACGAAGAGCATCTTCCATTCAAAATCAGACCCAAACAGCTGTACATCCTAATGGAACCAGACAGCAACTGCCTCAAACTATTATCATCGGAGTGAGGAAAGGTGGGACGAGAGCTTTAATTGAAATGCTAAGCCTCCACCCTGGTATTGCAGCAGCAGAGAGCGAGGTTCACTTTTTTGATTGGGAGGACCATTTTGAGAAAGGCTTACAATGGTATGCTAGTCAGATGCCTTTCTCATACCCCCATCAAATCACAGTGGAAAAGACTCCCGCTTATTTCACTTCCAGTAACGTGCCAGAGAGAATTCATAAGATGAACCCAGCCACCAGGCTCCTCTTGATCCTGAGAGACCCCACTGAGAGAATCCTCTCAGACTACACTCAGGTGTTTTACAATCGTAAGCAGAAGCACAAGCTGTACCAGCATATTGAGACGGTGCTTATTAAAAATGGGGACATCAACATGGACTACAAAGCATTAAACAGAAGCCTGTATTACATCCACATGCAGAACTGGTTAAAGTATTTTCCTCTATCACACATTCATGTGGTCGATGGAAACATGTTGATCAAAGACCCCCTTCCTGAAATGAAAAGGGTTGAGAAGTTTTTAAACCTCTCGGCACAAATCAATGCCTCAAACttttatttcaacaaaacaaaagggttttACTGCCTAAGGAACCATGGCAGAGAGAGGTGTTTACATGAGTCAAAAGGAAGACCACATCCTCAAGTCGCCTCACCAATACTTGATAAGCTGTACCAGTTTTTTCATGAGCCAAACAGGAAGTTCTTTCAGCTGATTGGCAGGACCTTTGATTGGCATTAA